From Carya illinoinensis cultivar Pawnee chromosome 5, C.illinoinensisPawnee_v1, whole genome shotgun sequence, one genomic window encodes:
- the LOC122308817 gene encoding aspartokinase 1, chloroplastic-like: protein MAASLHAHGVETPGRGFVRESKLWSNVPITLHLLRFSTSIASSSRLFCAGSGNFSGRATTKLVKIGDKKGGGRVEAVLKEDKIEKRFSDGNGKDFTCVMKFGGSSLASAERMREIATLMLSFPEERPVVVLSAMGKTTNKLLVAGEKAVSCGVSNASEIEELSFVKELHLRTVNELGVDRSVVSALLEQLEQLLKGIAMMKELTLRTKDYLVSFGECMSTRIFVAYLNTIGVRARQYDAFDLGFITTDDFTNADILEATYPAVAKRLHGDWVNDPAIPIVTGFLGKGWKSGAITTLGRGGSDLTATTIGKALGLQEIQVWKDVDGVLTCDPSIHPCAEPVPHLTFDEAAELAYFGAQVLHPQSMRPAREGNIPVRVKNSYNPQAPGTLITKTRDMDKAVLTSIVLKQNVTMLDIVSTRMLGQVGFLSKVFSIFEDLGISVDVVATSEVSISLTLDPSKLWSRELIQQELDHVVEELEKIAVVNLLQHRSIISLIGNAQRSSLILEKVFHVLQANGVNVQMISQGASKVNISLIVNDTEAEQCVKALHYSFFESGDLSEQILDAEFGNGSAFSAI from the exons ATGGCGGCTTCGTTGCACGCGCACGGTGTCGAAACTCCGGGTCGCGGATTCGTGAGGGAGTCGAAATTATGGTCAAATGTGCCCATCACATTGCACCTGCTCAGGTTCTCGACTTCCATCGCTTCGAGTTCTAGATTGTTCTGTGCAGGAAGTGGAAATTTTTCTGGGAGAGCGACGACGAAGCTAGTGAAAATCGGTGACAAAAAAGGAGGAGGACGAGTGGAGGCTGTGCTTAAAGAGGATAAGATAGAGAAGCGATTCTCAGATGGAAATGGGAAGGATTTCACTTGTGTGATGAAGTTCGGTGGATCGTCGCTGGCGTCGGCCGAGAGAATGAGGGAGATCGCCACTCTTATGCTCAGTTTCCCCGAGGAACGGCCCGTCGTTGTTCTCTCTGCGATGGGCAAAACTACTAACAAACTTCTTGTG GCCGGAGAGAAGGCCGTCAGTTGTGGCGTCTCTAATGCCTCGGAAATCGAGGAACTGAGCTTTGTAAAGGAGCTGCATCTTAG GACGGTGAATGAACTTGGAGTTGATCGGTCTGTTGTCTCTG CTCTCTTGGAACAACTGGAGCAACTACTGAAAGGAATAGCTATGATGAAAGAGTTAACTCTCCGCACGAAAGACTACTTAGTTTCATTCGGGGAGTGCATGTCCACAAGAATTTTTGTGGCTTATCTAAATACAATTGGTGTTAGAGCACGCCAA TATGATGCATTTGATCTTGGTTTTATAACCACGGATGATTTCACGAATGCGGACATCTTGGAAGCAACTTACCCAGCTGTTGCCAAGAGATTACATGGTGATTGGGTTAATGATCCTGCAATTCCCATTGTCACCGGCTTCCTTGGGAAG GGTTGGAAATCTGGAGCAATCACCACATTGGGTAGGGGCGGTAGTGACTTGACAGCTACAACCATTGGCAAAGCCTTGGGTTTGCAGGAAATTCAG GTGTGGAAAGATGTTGATGGTGTCTTGACCTGTGACCCTAGTATTCATCCATGTGCAGAACCTGTCCCTCATTTGACATTTGATGAGGCAGCAGAGCTTGCATACTTTGGTGCTCAG GTCCTACATCCACAATCCATGAGACCAGCCAGAGAGGGTAATATCCCTGTTAGAGTCAAGAATTCATACAACCCTCAAGCTCCCGGTACCCTTATCACTAAAACAAGAGATATGGACAAG GCAGTGCTGACCAGCATAGTTTTGAAGCAGAACGTTACAATGTTGGATATAGTCAGTACCCGCATGCTTGGTCAAGTTGGCTTCCTATCAAAG GTGTTCTCAATATTCGAAGATTTGGGCATATCTGTGGACGTTGTTGCTACTAGCGAAGTTAGTATATCTTTGACATTAGATCCTTCTAAACTTTGGAGCAGAGAACTGATCCAGCAG GAACTTGACCATGTAGTGGAAGAGCTTGAGAAGATTGCAGTTGTGAATCTCCTGCAGCACAGATCAATCATCTCTCTTATTGGCAATGCTCAGCGTTCCTCGTTGATACTGGAGAAG GTATTTCATGTTCTGCAAGCCAATGGAGTTAATGTCCAGATGATCTCACAAGGGGCATCCAAG GTGAATATTTCATTGATAGTAAATGACACTGAAGCTGAACAATGCGTGAAGGCCCTTCACTACAGCTTTTTTGAGAGTGGTGATCTATCTGAACAGATACTGGATGCTGAATTTGGGAATGGATCAGCTTTTTCTGCGATTTGA
- the LOC122308815 gene encoding auxin response factor 2A-like isoform X1 encodes MASSSFPVTDSEEDALYKELWHACAGPLVTVPRQGELVFYFPQGHIEQVEASMNQVVEQQMPAYDLPAKILCRVLNVQLKAEQDTDEVYAQVTLVPELRVCDSESQGENSAEEKGTLASSPPPPRVYSFCKTLTASDTSTHGGFSVLKRHADECLPSLDMSKKPPTQELVTKDLHGNEWRFRHIFRGQPRRHLLQSGWSLFVSSKKLVAGDAFIFLRGETGELRVGVRRAIRHASNIPSSVISSQSMHIGVLATAWHAVKTGTMFTVYYKPRTSPSEFIVPFDKYMDSVKNNCTIGLRFKMKFEGEEAPEQRFSGTVIGAEDADPARWSGSKWRCLKVRWDETSPLHHPERVSPWNIEVAPSPTLDAQTVCRPKRHRGSMAPSSIDPFFPTREGLPKTTIDLSPEKGFLKTLQGQAKSTMGGIFSENNDSDTAQNPTLWTQTQKKNQTDSSFAPRVGRDDCVPKSMNELSYRNSMSGSRTPNGFSWPFIDQNADNADWMKKHVLDQDQRSNFLAGSQSMMHPSFNMMECSMKLPAAKQHPGNNLSPLLPPTSIPDSPYPTLMKPQTPFLQKEVKSKGVGSCKLFGISLTDSYLATEPAPPRANFTSQDGKIASSSDQLQGLVSNLLPQKVECPKSAGMFRDDEQRNPLQASKTLSRTIQARPDGSSTRNCIKIYKQGVAFGQSVDLTKFDGYSELIAELDRMFEFNGELIASKKWLVVFTDNEGDMMLVGDDPWQEFCSMVREIFIYTREEVQKMRPQPLNPKVNEISPVSGQNMGPNKVND; translated from the exons ATGGCGTCTTCGAGTTTTCCTGTAACCG ATTCTGAGGAGGATGCACTATACAAGGAGTTGTGGCATGCATGTGCGGGACCTCTGGTCACGGTGCCTCGCCAAGGCGAGCTGGTTTTCTATTTTCCTCAGGGTCACATCGAGCAG GTTGAGGCGTCGATGAATCAAGTGGTTGAGCAGCAGATGCCAGCGTATGATCTTCCGGCTAAAATCCTCTGTCGCGTTCTCAACGTTCAACTAAAG GCTGAACAAGACACCGATGAAGTGTATGCCCAAGTGACTCTGGTTCCTGAACTCAGAGTATGTGATTCCGAAAGT CAAGGAGAGAATTCGGCAGAGGAGAAGGGGACTCTGGCTTCCTCCCCTCCTCCGCCTCGTGTGTATTCCTTTTGTAAGACCCTCACGGCCTCCGATACGAGCACTCATGGTGGGTTCTCAGTGTTGAAGCGCCATGCTGATGAATGCCTGCCTTCACTG GACATGTCCAAGAAACCTCCAACTCAGGAGTTGGTTACCAAAGATTTGCATGGAAATGAATGGCGTTTTCGTCATATTTTTCGAG GTCAACCAAGGAGGCATCTTCTTCAGAGTGGTTGGAGTCTTTTCGTCAGCTCCAAAAAGCTTGTTGCCGGGgatgcttttatttttctcag AGGTGAAACCGGGGAACTTCGCGTTGGGGTTAGAAGAGCTATAAGGCATGCAAGTAATATTCCATCCTCTGTCATATCTAGTCAGAGTATGCATATCGGTGTCCTGGCAACAGCATGGCATGCCGTTAAAACGGGTACAATGTTCACTGTCTACTACAAGCCAAG GACCAGCCCTTCTGAGTTTATTGTTCCCTTCGATAAATATATGGACTCCGTCAAGAACAACTGCACCATAGGGTTGAGGTTCAAGATGAAGTTTGAAGGTGAAGAAGCTCCAGAACAAAG GTTTTCAGGCACTGTGATTGGAGCTGAGGATGCTGATCCTGCAAGGTGGTCTGGATCAAAGTGGAGATGCCTGAAG GTTCGATGGGATGAAACTTCTCCGCTTCATCATCCAGAGAGAGTTTCCCCTTGGAATATAGAAGTTGCTCCGTCTCCTACTTTGGATGCCCAGACAGTGTGCCGTCCAAAGAGGCATCGTGGGAGCATGGCACCATCATCTATTGATCCGTTTTTCCCTACAAGGGAAG GTTTGCCTAAAACTACCATAGACCTTTCACCAGAAAAAGGTTTTCTAAAGACTCTGCAAGGTCAAGCAAAATCAACCATGGGAGGTATATTTTCTGAGAATAATGATTCAGACACTGCTCAAAACCCCACTTTATGGACTCAGACACAGAAGAAGAACCAAACTGATTCTAGTTTTGCTCCAAGAGTGGGACGAGATGACTGTGTTCCTAAGTCGATGAATGAACTGAGCTATAGGAATTCAATGTCAGGTTCTCGGACCCCCAACGGATTCAGTTGGCCCTTTATTGATCAAAATGCTGACAATGCTGATTGGATGAAGAAGCATGTTTTAGATCAGGATCAAAGATCTAACTTCCTCGCAGGTTCCCAGTCCATGATGCATCCCTCATTTAATATGATGGAATGCAGCATGAAACTTCCTGCAGCTAAGCAGCATCCTGGAAACAATTTGTCACCTCTGTTGCCCCCGACAAGTATCCCAGATTCTCCTTATCCAACATTGATGAAACCACAGACACCGTTTTTGCAAAAAGAAGTGAAATCTAAGGGAGTTGGCAGTTGCAAGCTGTTTGGTATATCCCTCACTGATAGTTATTTGGCCACAGAACCAGCACCACCACGGGCAAATTTTACTAGTCAAGATGGGAAAATTGCTTCCTCATCAGATCAGTTGCAAGGTTTGGTGTCTAACCTACTGCCTCAGAAAGTGGAGTGTCCAAAGTCTGCAGGGATGTTTAGAGATGATGAACAGAGGAATCCCCTTCAAGCCTCAAAGACGCTTTCTAGGACCATTCAGGCAAGGCCGGATGGCAGTTCAACCAGAAATTGCATTAAG ATCTACAAGCAGGGGGTTGCTTTTGGGCAGTCTGTGGACCTTACCAAATTTGATGGCTACAGCGAACTGATAGCAGAGTTGGATCGTATGTTTGAGTTTAATGGTGAATTAATTGCTTCCAAGAAGTGGCTGGTGGTTTTTACTGATAACGAGGGTGATATGATGCTTGTTGGAGATGATCCCTGGCA AGAATTCTGTAGCATGGTCCGTGAGATCTTTATCTATACTCGAGAGGAGGTACAGAAGATGCGTCCACAGCCCTTGAATCCAAAAGTCAATGAAATCTCACCAGTTTCTGGTCAAAACATGGGTCCAAATAAGGTGAATGATTGA
- the LOC122308815 gene encoding auxin response factor 2A-like isoform X4 has translation MLMNACLHWTCPRNLQLRSWLPKICMEMNGVFVIFFEVNQGGIFFRVVGVFSSAPKSLLPGMLLFFSDPFALRGETGELRVGVRRAIRHASNIPSSVISSQSMHIGVLATAWHAVKTGTMFTVYYKPRTSPSEFIVPFDKYMDSVKNNCTIGLRFKMKFEGEEAPEQRFSGTVIGAEDADPARWSGSKWRCLKVRWDETSPLHHPERVSPWNIEVAPSPTLDAQTVCRPKRHRGSMAPSSIDPFFPTREGLPKTTIDLSPEKGFLKTLQGQAKSTMGGIFSENNDSDTAQNPTLWTQTQKKNQTDSSFAPRVGRDDCVPKSMNELSYRNSMSGSRTPNGFSWPFIDQNADNADWMKKHVLDQDQRSNFLAGSQSMMHPSFNMMECSMKLPAAKQHPGNNLSPLLPPTSIPDSPYPTLMKPQTPFLQKEVKSKGVGSCKLFGISLTDSYLATEPAPPRANFTSQDGKIASSSDQLQGLVSNLLPQKVECPKSAGMFRDDEQRNPLQASKTLSRTIQARPDGSSTRNCIKIYKQGVAFGQSVDLTKFDGYSELIAELDRMFEFNGELIASKKWLVVFTDNEGDMMLVGDDPWQEFCSMVREIFIYTREEVQKMRPQPLNPKVNEISPVSGQNMGPNKVND, from the exons ATGCTGATGAATGCCTGCCTTCACTG GACATGTCCAAGAAACCTCCAACTCAGGAGTTGGTTACCAAAGATTTGCATGGAAATGAATGGCGTTTTCGTCATATTTTTCGAG GTCAACCAAGGAGGCATCTTCTTCAGAGTGGTTGGAGTCTTTTCGTCAGCTCCAAAAAGCTTGTTGCCGGGgatgcttttatttttctcag ATCCTTTTGCTCTCAGAGGTGAAACCGGGGAACTTCGCGTTGGGGTTAGAAGAGCTATAAGGCATGCAAGTAATATTCCATCCTCTGTCATATCTAGTCAGAGTATGCATATCGGTGTCCTGGCAACAGCATGGCATGCCGTTAAAACGGGTACAATGTTCACTGTCTACTACAAGCCAAG GACCAGCCCTTCTGAGTTTATTGTTCCCTTCGATAAATATATGGACTCCGTCAAGAACAACTGCACCATAGGGTTGAGGTTCAAGATGAAGTTTGAAGGTGAAGAAGCTCCAGAACAAAG GTTTTCAGGCACTGTGATTGGAGCTGAGGATGCTGATCCTGCAAGGTGGTCTGGATCAAAGTGGAGATGCCTGAAG GTTCGATGGGATGAAACTTCTCCGCTTCATCATCCAGAGAGAGTTTCCCCTTGGAATATAGAAGTTGCTCCGTCTCCTACTTTGGATGCCCAGACAGTGTGCCGTCCAAAGAGGCATCGTGGGAGCATGGCACCATCATCTATTGATCCGTTTTTCCCTACAAGGGAAG GTTTGCCTAAAACTACCATAGACCTTTCACCAGAAAAAGGTTTTCTAAAGACTCTGCAAGGTCAAGCAAAATCAACCATGGGAGGTATATTTTCTGAGAATAATGATTCAGACACTGCTCAAAACCCCACTTTATGGACTCAGACACAGAAGAAGAACCAAACTGATTCTAGTTTTGCTCCAAGAGTGGGACGAGATGACTGTGTTCCTAAGTCGATGAATGAACTGAGCTATAGGAATTCAATGTCAGGTTCTCGGACCCCCAACGGATTCAGTTGGCCCTTTATTGATCAAAATGCTGACAATGCTGATTGGATGAAGAAGCATGTTTTAGATCAGGATCAAAGATCTAACTTCCTCGCAGGTTCCCAGTCCATGATGCATCCCTCATTTAATATGATGGAATGCAGCATGAAACTTCCTGCAGCTAAGCAGCATCCTGGAAACAATTTGTCACCTCTGTTGCCCCCGACAAGTATCCCAGATTCTCCTTATCCAACATTGATGAAACCACAGACACCGTTTTTGCAAAAAGAAGTGAAATCTAAGGGAGTTGGCAGTTGCAAGCTGTTTGGTATATCCCTCACTGATAGTTATTTGGCCACAGAACCAGCACCACCACGGGCAAATTTTACTAGTCAAGATGGGAAAATTGCTTCCTCATCAGATCAGTTGCAAGGTTTGGTGTCTAACCTACTGCCTCAGAAAGTGGAGTGTCCAAAGTCTGCAGGGATGTTTAGAGATGATGAACAGAGGAATCCCCTTCAAGCCTCAAAGACGCTTTCTAGGACCATTCAGGCAAGGCCGGATGGCAGTTCAACCAGAAATTGCATTAAG ATCTACAAGCAGGGGGTTGCTTTTGGGCAGTCTGTGGACCTTACCAAATTTGATGGCTACAGCGAACTGATAGCAGAGTTGGATCGTATGTTTGAGTTTAATGGTGAATTAATTGCTTCCAAGAAGTGGCTGGTGGTTTTTACTGATAACGAGGGTGATATGATGCTTGTTGGAGATGATCCCTGGCA AGAATTCTGTAGCATGGTCCGTGAGATCTTTATCTATACTCGAGAGGAGGTACAGAAGATGCGTCCACAGCCCTTGAATCCAAAAGTCAATGAAATCTCACCAGTTTCTGGTCAAAACATGGGTCCAAATAAGGTGAATGATTGA
- the LOC122308815 gene encoding auxin response factor 2A-like isoform X2 — protein sequence MASSSFPVTDSEEDALYKELWHACAGPLVTVPRQGELVFYFPQGHIEQVEASMNQVVEQQMPAYDLPAKILCRVLNVQLKAEQDTDEVYAQVTLVPELRQGENSAEEKGTLASSPPPPRVYSFCKTLTASDTSTHGGFSVLKRHADECLPSLDMSKKPPTQELVTKDLHGNEWRFRHIFRGQPRRHLLQSGWSLFVSSKKLVAGDAFIFLRGETGELRVGVRRAIRHASNIPSSVISSQSMHIGVLATAWHAVKTGTMFTVYYKPRTSPSEFIVPFDKYMDSVKNNCTIGLRFKMKFEGEEAPEQRFSGTVIGAEDADPARWSGSKWRCLKVRWDETSPLHHPERVSPWNIEVAPSPTLDAQTVCRPKRHRGSMAPSSIDPFFPTREGLPKTTIDLSPEKGFLKTLQGQAKSTMGGIFSENNDSDTAQNPTLWTQTQKKNQTDSSFAPRVGRDDCVPKSMNELSYRNSMSGSRTPNGFSWPFIDQNADNADWMKKHVLDQDQRSNFLAGSQSMMHPSFNMMECSMKLPAAKQHPGNNLSPLLPPTSIPDSPYPTLMKPQTPFLQKEVKSKGVGSCKLFGISLTDSYLATEPAPPRANFTSQDGKIASSSDQLQGLVSNLLPQKVECPKSAGMFRDDEQRNPLQASKTLSRTIQARPDGSSTRNCIKIYKQGVAFGQSVDLTKFDGYSELIAELDRMFEFNGELIASKKWLVVFTDNEGDMMLVGDDPWQEFCSMVREIFIYTREEVQKMRPQPLNPKVNEISPVSGQNMGPNKVND from the exons ATGGCGTCTTCGAGTTTTCCTGTAACCG ATTCTGAGGAGGATGCACTATACAAGGAGTTGTGGCATGCATGTGCGGGACCTCTGGTCACGGTGCCTCGCCAAGGCGAGCTGGTTTTCTATTTTCCTCAGGGTCACATCGAGCAG GTTGAGGCGTCGATGAATCAAGTGGTTGAGCAGCAGATGCCAGCGTATGATCTTCCGGCTAAAATCCTCTGTCGCGTTCTCAACGTTCAACTAAAG GCTGAACAAGACACCGATGAAGTGTATGCCCAAGTGACTCTGGTTCCTGAACTCAGA CAAGGAGAGAATTCGGCAGAGGAGAAGGGGACTCTGGCTTCCTCCCCTCCTCCGCCTCGTGTGTATTCCTTTTGTAAGACCCTCACGGCCTCCGATACGAGCACTCATGGTGGGTTCTCAGTGTTGAAGCGCCATGCTGATGAATGCCTGCCTTCACTG GACATGTCCAAGAAACCTCCAACTCAGGAGTTGGTTACCAAAGATTTGCATGGAAATGAATGGCGTTTTCGTCATATTTTTCGAG GTCAACCAAGGAGGCATCTTCTTCAGAGTGGTTGGAGTCTTTTCGTCAGCTCCAAAAAGCTTGTTGCCGGGgatgcttttatttttctcag AGGTGAAACCGGGGAACTTCGCGTTGGGGTTAGAAGAGCTATAAGGCATGCAAGTAATATTCCATCCTCTGTCATATCTAGTCAGAGTATGCATATCGGTGTCCTGGCAACAGCATGGCATGCCGTTAAAACGGGTACAATGTTCACTGTCTACTACAAGCCAAG GACCAGCCCTTCTGAGTTTATTGTTCCCTTCGATAAATATATGGACTCCGTCAAGAACAACTGCACCATAGGGTTGAGGTTCAAGATGAAGTTTGAAGGTGAAGAAGCTCCAGAACAAAG GTTTTCAGGCACTGTGATTGGAGCTGAGGATGCTGATCCTGCAAGGTGGTCTGGATCAAAGTGGAGATGCCTGAAG GTTCGATGGGATGAAACTTCTCCGCTTCATCATCCAGAGAGAGTTTCCCCTTGGAATATAGAAGTTGCTCCGTCTCCTACTTTGGATGCCCAGACAGTGTGCCGTCCAAAGAGGCATCGTGGGAGCATGGCACCATCATCTATTGATCCGTTTTTCCCTACAAGGGAAG GTTTGCCTAAAACTACCATAGACCTTTCACCAGAAAAAGGTTTTCTAAAGACTCTGCAAGGTCAAGCAAAATCAACCATGGGAGGTATATTTTCTGAGAATAATGATTCAGACACTGCTCAAAACCCCACTTTATGGACTCAGACACAGAAGAAGAACCAAACTGATTCTAGTTTTGCTCCAAGAGTGGGACGAGATGACTGTGTTCCTAAGTCGATGAATGAACTGAGCTATAGGAATTCAATGTCAGGTTCTCGGACCCCCAACGGATTCAGTTGGCCCTTTATTGATCAAAATGCTGACAATGCTGATTGGATGAAGAAGCATGTTTTAGATCAGGATCAAAGATCTAACTTCCTCGCAGGTTCCCAGTCCATGATGCATCCCTCATTTAATATGATGGAATGCAGCATGAAACTTCCTGCAGCTAAGCAGCATCCTGGAAACAATTTGTCACCTCTGTTGCCCCCGACAAGTATCCCAGATTCTCCTTATCCAACATTGATGAAACCACAGACACCGTTTTTGCAAAAAGAAGTGAAATCTAAGGGAGTTGGCAGTTGCAAGCTGTTTGGTATATCCCTCACTGATAGTTATTTGGCCACAGAACCAGCACCACCACGGGCAAATTTTACTAGTCAAGATGGGAAAATTGCTTCCTCATCAGATCAGTTGCAAGGTTTGGTGTCTAACCTACTGCCTCAGAAAGTGGAGTGTCCAAAGTCTGCAGGGATGTTTAGAGATGATGAACAGAGGAATCCCCTTCAAGCCTCAAAGACGCTTTCTAGGACCATTCAGGCAAGGCCGGATGGCAGTTCAACCAGAAATTGCATTAAG ATCTACAAGCAGGGGGTTGCTTTTGGGCAGTCTGTGGACCTTACCAAATTTGATGGCTACAGCGAACTGATAGCAGAGTTGGATCGTATGTTTGAGTTTAATGGTGAATTAATTGCTTCCAAGAAGTGGCTGGTGGTTTTTACTGATAACGAGGGTGATATGATGCTTGTTGGAGATGATCCCTGGCA AGAATTCTGTAGCATGGTCCGTGAGATCTTTATCTATACTCGAGAGGAGGTACAGAAGATGCGTCCACAGCCCTTGAATCCAAAAGTCAATGAAATCTCACCAGTTTCTGGTCAAAACATGGGTCCAAATAAGGTGAATGATTGA
- the LOC122308815 gene encoding auxin response factor 2A-like isoform X3, whose translation MASSSFPVTDSEEDALYKELWHACAGPLVTVPRQGELVFYFPQGHIEQVEASMNQVVEQQMPAYDLPAKILCRVLNVQLKAEQDTDEVYAQVTLVPELRVCDSESQGENSAEEKGTLASSPPPPRVYSFCKTLTASDTSTHGGFSVLKRHADECLPSLDMSKKPPTQELVTKDLHGNEWRFRHIFRGQPRRHLLQSGWSLFVSSKKLVAGDAFIFLRGETGELRVGVRRAIRHASNIPSSVISSQSMHIGVLATAWHAVKTGTMFTVYYKPRTSPSEFIVPFDKYMDSVKNNCTIGLRFKMKFEGEEAPEQRFSGTVIGAEDADPARWSGSKWRCLKVRWDETSPLHHPERVSPWNIEVAPSPTLDAQTVCRPKRHRGSMAPSSIDPFFPTREGLPKTTIDLSPEKGFLKTLQGQAKSTMGGIFSENNDSDTAQNPTLWTQTQKKNQTDSSFAPRVGRDDCVPKSMNELSYRNSMSGSRTPNGFSWPFIDQNADNADWMKKHVLDQDQRSNFLAGSQSMMHPSFNMMECSMKLPAAKQHPGNNLSPLLPPTSIPDSPYPTLMKPQTPFLQKEVKSKGVGSCKLFGISLTDSYLATEPAPPRANFTSQDGKIASSSDQLQGLVSNLLPQKVECPKSAGMFRDDEQRNPLQASKTLSRTIQIYKQGVAFGQSVDLTKFDGYSELIAELDRMFEFNGELIASKKWLVVFTDNEGDMMLVGDDPWQEFCSMVREIFIYTREEVQKMRPQPLNPKVNEISPVSGQNMGPNKVND comes from the exons ATGGCGTCTTCGAGTTTTCCTGTAACCG ATTCTGAGGAGGATGCACTATACAAGGAGTTGTGGCATGCATGTGCGGGACCTCTGGTCACGGTGCCTCGCCAAGGCGAGCTGGTTTTCTATTTTCCTCAGGGTCACATCGAGCAG GTTGAGGCGTCGATGAATCAAGTGGTTGAGCAGCAGATGCCAGCGTATGATCTTCCGGCTAAAATCCTCTGTCGCGTTCTCAACGTTCAACTAAAG GCTGAACAAGACACCGATGAAGTGTATGCCCAAGTGACTCTGGTTCCTGAACTCAGAGTATGTGATTCCGAAAGT CAAGGAGAGAATTCGGCAGAGGAGAAGGGGACTCTGGCTTCCTCCCCTCCTCCGCCTCGTGTGTATTCCTTTTGTAAGACCCTCACGGCCTCCGATACGAGCACTCATGGTGGGTTCTCAGTGTTGAAGCGCCATGCTGATGAATGCCTGCCTTCACTG GACATGTCCAAGAAACCTCCAACTCAGGAGTTGGTTACCAAAGATTTGCATGGAAATGAATGGCGTTTTCGTCATATTTTTCGAG GTCAACCAAGGAGGCATCTTCTTCAGAGTGGTTGGAGTCTTTTCGTCAGCTCCAAAAAGCTTGTTGCCGGGgatgcttttatttttctcag AGGTGAAACCGGGGAACTTCGCGTTGGGGTTAGAAGAGCTATAAGGCATGCAAGTAATATTCCATCCTCTGTCATATCTAGTCAGAGTATGCATATCGGTGTCCTGGCAACAGCATGGCATGCCGTTAAAACGGGTACAATGTTCACTGTCTACTACAAGCCAAG GACCAGCCCTTCTGAGTTTATTGTTCCCTTCGATAAATATATGGACTCCGTCAAGAACAACTGCACCATAGGGTTGAGGTTCAAGATGAAGTTTGAAGGTGAAGAAGCTCCAGAACAAAG GTTTTCAGGCACTGTGATTGGAGCTGAGGATGCTGATCCTGCAAGGTGGTCTGGATCAAAGTGGAGATGCCTGAAG GTTCGATGGGATGAAACTTCTCCGCTTCATCATCCAGAGAGAGTTTCCCCTTGGAATATAGAAGTTGCTCCGTCTCCTACTTTGGATGCCCAGACAGTGTGCCGTCCAAAGAGGCATCGTGGGAGCATGGCACCATCATCTATTGATCCGTTTTTCCCTACAAGGGAAG GTTTGCCTAAAACTACCATAGACCTTTCACCAGAAAAAGGTTTTCTAAAGACTCTGCAAGGTCAAGCAAAATCAACCATGGGAGGTATATTTTCTGAGAATAATGATTCAGACACTGCTCAAAACCCCACTTTATGGACTCAGACACAGAAGAAGAACCAAACTGATTCTAGTTTTGCTCCAAGAGTGGGACGAGATGACTGTGTTCCTAAGTCGATGAATGAACTGAGCTATAGGAATTCAATGTCAGGTTCTCGGACCCCCAACGGATTCAGTTGGCCCTTTATTGATCAAAATGCTGACAATGCTGATTGGATGAAGAAGCATGTTTTAGATCAGGATCAAAGATCTAACTTCCTCGCAGGTTCCCAGTCCATGATGCATCCCTCATTTAATATGATGGAATGCAGCATGAAACTTCCTGCAGCTAAGCAGCATCCTGGAAACAATTTGTCACCTCTGTTGCCCCCGACAAGTATCCCAGATTCTCCTTATCCAACATTGATGAAACCACAGACACCGTTTTTGCAAAAAGAAGTGAAATCTAAGGGAGTTGGCAGTTGCAAGCTGTTTGGTATATCCCTCACTGATAGTTATTTGGCCACAGAACCAGCACCACCACGGGCAAATTTTACTAGTCAAGATGGGAAAATTGCTTCCTCATCAGATCAGTTGCAAGGTTTGGTGTCTAACCTACTGCCTCAGAAAGTGGAGTGTCCAAAGTCTGCAGGGATGTTTAGAGATGATGAACAGAGGAATCCCCTTCAAGCCTCAAAGACGCTTTCTAGGACCATTCAG ATCTACAAGCAGGGGGTTGCTTTTGGGCAGTCTGTGGACCTTACCAAATTTGATGGCTACAGCGAACTGATAGCAGAGTTGGATCGTATGTTTGAGTTTAATGGTGAATTAATTGCTTCCAAGAAGTGGCTGGTGGTTTTTACTGATAACGAGGGTGATATGATGCTTGTTGGAGATGATCCCTGGCA AGAATTCTGTAGCATGGTCCGTGAGATCTTTATCTATACTCGAGAGGAGGTACAGAAGATGCGTCCACAGCCCTTGAATCCAAAAGTCAATGAAATCTCACCAGTTTCTGGTCAAAACATGGGTCCAAATAAGGTGAATGATTGA